Proteins encoded together in one Litorilinea aerophila window:
- a CDS encoding ABC transporter permease, with translation MTDALRAILRLARRHVLRRPLQSLFFVVGVAIGVAMIVAIDLANGSAQRAFNLGTETVTGRATHQILGGPGGLDEALYVRLRRELGVRASAPVVEEYVVVPELDGQPMRLLGVDPFAEPPFRSYLNPAEDTGGPPDFLAALMATPNTVLLSQAVAERYGLQPGDALTAQVGTRQVRLTVAGLLAPSDDLSRRALETVLIADIATAQEVLGRVGRLDRIDLLVPEGAAGEALLRRIGEALPPGAYVEPSAAREGTVGEMTAAFRLNLTALSLLALVVGMFLIYNTVAFSVVQRRPVLGTLRSLGMTRREIYLLILVEAALLGLAGTAAGLVLGVALGRGAVQLVTRTINDLFFVVSVQEVDIPTFTLVKGGVMGMVAALVGAMLPAWEATGVPPAGAFQRSQVEERARRTLPWATLAALLLLGLGAGLLWPDGNLVVAFVGLFAVILGCALLTPAFLWGLLGGLRRLVEPWAGVITRMAPRSILRSLSRTAVAVAALMVAVSVIIGVGVMIGSFRTTVELWLEDVLQADIFVSPPSLRANRVSTTLDAHVVTRLAEFPGIAGVATSRGVDVAAFLDPSPQAVVQAGVPVRVVALSRDLAGAGRRYREAVGDWQETWQAVEAGGVLVNEPLFHRLGLGVGDVITLQTDRGRRGFPIVGVTVDFDVNLVVFMADGVYRQWWDDPYFSAVALFVAPGVDVDAKVAELRGALAAEGTALLVRSNRGTRENALEIFDRTFSITVALQLLATLVAFIGILSTLMSLQLERSREIGVLRATGMTRRQLWRLSLLETGLLGASAGLLALPTGLLLAAILIYIINVRSFGWTLAMQVQPWELVRALGVALVAALLAGLYPAWRMGQARPAEALRSE, from the coding sequence ATGACGGATGCCCTCCGGGCCATCCTGCGCCTGGCCCGACGCCATGTCCTGCGACGCCCTTTGCAGAGCCTCTTCTTCGTGGTGGGCGTGGCCATTGGCGTGGCCATGATCGTGGCCATCGACCTGGCCAACGGCTCTGCCCAGCGGGCCTTCAACCTGGGCACCGAGACGGTGACCGGCCGGGCCACCCACCAGATCCTGGGTGGGCCTGGCGGCCTGGACGAAGCCCTCTACGTGCGCCTGCGCCGGGAGCTGGGGGTGCGGGCCAGCGCGCCCGTGGTGGAGGAGTACGTGGTGGTGCCGGAGCTGGACGGACAGCCCATGCGCCTGCTGGGCGTGGATCCCTTTGCCGAGCCCCCTTTCCGCAGCTATCTCAACCCGGCAGAGGATACAGGCGGGCCACCGGATTTCCTGGCCGCCCTGATGGCCACGCCCAACACGGTCCTGCTCAGCCAGGCCGTGGCCGAACGGTATGGCCTCCAGCCCGGCGACGCGCTCACAGCCCAGGTGGGCACCCGCCAGGTCCGCCTGACCGTTGCCGGCCTTCTGGCCCCGTCGGACGACCTGAGCCGCCGCGCGCTGGAGACGGTGCTCATCGCCGACATCGCCACCGCCCAGGAGGTGCTGGGCCGGGTCGGCCGCCTGGACCGCATCGACCTGCTGGTGCCCGAGGGCGCCGCGGGGGAGGCGCTGTTGCGACGCATCGGGGAGGCGCTGCCGCCAGGCGCGTACGTTGAACCCAGCGCGGCCCGGGAGGGCACCGTGGGCGAGATGACCGCGGCCTTCCGCCTGAACCTGACCGCGCTCAGCCTGCTGGCCCTGGTGGTGGGGATGTTCCTCATCTACAACACCGTGGCCTTCAGCGTGGTCCAGCGTCGGCCGGTCCTGGGGACGTTGCGCTCCCTGGGGATGACCCGGCGGGAGATCTACCTGCTCATCCTGGTGGAGGCGGCCCTGTTGGGGCTGGCCGGCACGGCCGCGGGCCTGGTTCTGGGAGTGGCCCTGGGGCGGGGCGCGGTCCAGCTGGTCACCCGCACCATCAACGACCTCTTCTTCGTGGTCTCGGTGCAGGAGGTGGACATCCCGACTTTTACCCTGGTCAAGGGCGGGGTGATGGGCATGGTGGCGGCGCTGGTGGGAGCCATGTTGCCCGCCTGGGAGGCCACCGGGGTGCCGCCGGCCGGCGCCTTTCAGCGCAGCCAGGTGGAGGAGCGGGCCCGTCGCACCCTGCCCTGGGCGACCCTGGCCGCACTGCTGCTGTTGGGGCTGGGGGCGGGGCTGCTCTGGCCCGATGGCAACCTGGTGGTGGCCTTTGTCGGCCTCTTTGCCGTCATCCTCGGCTGCGCCCTGCTCACCCCCGCCTTCCTGTGGGGGCTGCTGGGCGGCCTCCGGCGGCTGGTGGAGCCGTGGGCCGGGGTCATCACCCGCATGGCGCCCCGCTCCATCCTCCGCTCCCTGAGCCGCACCGCGGTGGCCGTGGCGGCTCTGATGGTGGCCGTCAGCGTCATCATCGGCGTGGGCGTCATGATCGGGAGCTTCCGCACCACGGTGGAGCTCTGGCTGGAGGACGTGCTCCAGGCGGACATCTTCGTGTCGCCCCCGTCCCTGCGGGCCAATCGGGTCTCCACGACCCTGGACGCCCATGTTGTGACGCGGTTAGCCGAGTTTCCGGGCATCGCCGGGGTGGCCACTTCCCGGGGGGTAGACGTGGCGGCCTTTTTGGACCCCTCGCCCCAGGCCGTGGTCCAGGCTGGCGTACCGGTGCGGGTGGTGGCCCTGAGCCGGGATCTGGCCGGGGCAGGCCGCCGCTATCGGGAGGCAGTGGGGGATTGGCAGGAGACGTGGCAGGCGGTGGAGGCGGGGGGCGTGCTGGTGAACGAGCCCCTGTTTCACCGGCTGGGGCTGGGCGTGGGCGATGTCATCACCCTCCAGACCGACCGGGGGCGCCGGGGCTTTCCCATCGTGGGGGTGACGGTGGATTTCGACGTCAACCTGGTGGTCTTCATGGCCGATGGGGTCTACCGGCAGTGGTGGGATGACCCCTATTTTTCCGCCGTGGCCCTGTTCGTGGCGCCCGGGGTGGATGTGGACGCCAAGGTGGCGGAGTTGCGGGGTGCCCTGGCCGCGGAGGGGACGGCCCTGCTGGTCCGCTCCAACCGGGGGACGAGGGAGAACGCGCTGGAGATCTTCGACCGCACCTTCTCCATCACCGTGGCGCTGCAGCTCCTGGCCACCCTGGTGGCCTTCATCGGCATCCTGAGCACCCTGATGAGCCTGCAGCTGGAGCGCAGCCGGGAGATCGGGGTGCTGCGGGCCACGGGCATGACCCGACGCCAGCTCTGGCGTCTCTCCCTGTTGGAGACGGGTCTTCTGGGGGCCAGCGCCGGGCTGCTGGCCCTGCCCACCGGCCTCTTGCTGGCGGCCATTCTCATCTACATCATCAACGTGCGCTCCTTTGGCTGGACCCTGGCCATGCAAGTGCAGCCCTGGGAGCTGGTTCGGGCTTTGGGGGTGGCCCTGGTGGCCGCGCTCCTGGCCGGGCTCTACCCTGCCTGGCGGATGGGGCAGGCCCGGCCGGCGGAGGCGCTGCGTTCCGAGTAG